One Brevinematia bacterium DNA window includes the following coding sequences:
- a CDS encoding Spy/CpxP family protein refolding chaperone gives MKAYKMILRFFTIVAILFLHLQGFSEPFIHKGLEEELNEWKRFDKYREGKPLFAILEHKLMKILLFAKELNLSQEQQDKIFNVIIQTKQKNDPLSTDILKLKYEILKEMSKTQPDFNKIKSLNSQITKLTSEFELNIKNSLVEILSIFTPEQREKLDKLLPRKRINKNLPSR, from the coding sequence ATGAAAGCCTACAAAATGATACTCAGGTTTTTTACAATAGTAGCAATTCTCTTTCTACATCTTCAAGGATTTTCTGAACCCTTTATTCACAAAGGGCTAGAAGAAGAATTGAACGAGTGGAAACGTTTTGACAAATATAGAGAAGGAAAACCTCTTTTTGCTATCCTAGAACATAAACTTATGAAAATACTTCTATTTGCAAAAGAACTAAATCTTTCCCAAGAACAACAAGATAAGATATTTAACGTAATCATACAAACCAAGCAGAAAAATGATCCTCTCTCAACAGATATCCTGAAACTGAAATACGAAATTCTGAAGGAAATGTCAAAAACCCAACCTGATTTTAACAAGATAAAGTCTCTAAATTCACAGATTACCAAACTAACAAGTGAGTTTGAACTTAACATCAAAAACTCGCTGGTTGAGATTTTGTCAATTTTCACTCCTGAACAAAGAGAAAAACTAGATAAGCTTTTGCCTAGAAAA
- a CDS encoding sigma-70 family RNA polymerase sigma factor — translation MEDKEFFSSLFEEVKDMLVGYFLANGVHNNNVFDLLNETFLLAWKYRNSLKEKSKAKNWLFSIAKNVLKTHKNILKKHRKIITSLDDNITTHQNGNHQEDIEFALSIINKLPQPYRDVFILFYIDEKSIKEISEILGISETNCKVRLFRAREKIKSLLEDPNET, via the coding sequence ATGGAGGATAAAGAATTCTTCTCCTCTCTGTTTGAAGAGGTTAAAGATATGCTAGTAGGCTATTTCCTAGCCAATGGGGTTCACAATAACAATGTATTTGACCTCTTAAATGAGACTTTTCTTCTTGCCTGGAAATATAGAAATAGCCTAAAGGAGAAGAGTAAAGCAAAAAACTGGCTATTTAGCATAGCAAAAAATGTCCTAAAGACACACAAAAATATCTTAAAAAAACATAGAAAAATCATAACCTCTTTAGATGATAATATCACAACACACCAAAATGGCAACCATCAAGAAGATATTGAATTTGCACTAAGTATTATAAATAAACTCCCACAACCTTACAGAGATGTATTTATTCTCTTCTATATTGACGAAAAAAGTATAAAAGAAATATCCGAAATTCTTGGCATTTCGGAAACAAACTGCAAGGTTAGACTGTTTAGAGCAAGAGAAAAAATCAAAAGTTTATTGGAAGATCCCAATGAAACATAA